One segment of Micromonospora parathelypteridis DNA contains the following:
- a CDS encoding TetR/AcrR family transcriptional regulator gives MPAATAAQEVMRGQLLDAAERVFYSRGIQAVNMNELRSAAELPLRRIYQLFPSKDDLVVAFLRRRHDRMMAAIEDYVAGAQPPQPRVLAIFDYLDEWFREPDFRGCPWMNAYGELGPTNPAIAAEVRHHQRAFRKLVTGIVTEAGYTVDVASVIYLLVEGSVATAAVQHAASPAGEARRGAEILLTSDPSPTRRVGTR, from the coding sequence GTGCCAGCAGCGACCGCGGCCCAAGAGGTCATGCGTGGGCAACTACTCGACGCTGCCGAGCGGGTCTTCTACTCGCGCGGCATCCAAGCGGTGAACATGAACGAGCTCCGGTCTGCTGCCGAGCTGCCACTCAGGCGCATATATCAGCTGTTCCCCAGCAAAGACGACCTCGTCGTCGCGTTCCTCCGACGGCGCCACGACCGCATGATGGCCGCCATCGAGGACTACGTTGCGGGTGCCCAGCCACCGCAGCCACGGGTGCTGGCGATCTTCGACTACCTCGACGAGTGGTTCCGTGAACCCGACTTCCGCGGGTGCCCCTGGATGAACGCATACGGTGAGCTCGGTCCGACCAACCCCGCTATAGCGGCGGAGGTCCGTCACCATCAGCGAGCGTTCCGCAAGCTCGTCACTGGCATCGTCACCGAGGCCGGCTACACAGTTGACGTCGCGAGCGTCATCTATCTGTTGGTCGAGGGGTCTGTGGCGACGGCAGCGGTCCAGCACGCCGCCAGTCCAGCGGGTGAGGCTCGACGCGGGGCAGAGATACTGCTGACGAGCGATCCATCTCCTACCCGTCGCGTCGGCACGCGGTAG
- a CDS encoding MFS transporter, with protein sequence MLTFILATASGLSVANIFYSQPLLGLIAQAFHTTESSAAAVVTVTQLGYAAGIIVLMPLGDLIENRALASRVLIVTAIAAGLAAIAPNLPIFLVFSVLLGFTAVVAQIVVPFAAHLAPEAQRGRFVGQVMSGLLLGIMLARTVSSLLADLWGWRSVYVVSAVLMLILAVVLATTLPKRKPDHTDGYRSLMASIVNLIRTEPALRRRAALQALMFATFSAFWTPIAYELIKEHHLSQTQIAIFALVGAAGAGAAPIAGRLGDRGLGRPATGAVFALATVSMAIAGLGAHNLVILAIAGVLLDLAVQGNLVLSQQEIYQLRPDARSRINTVFIGSVFLGGAIGSALSGLLFGHTGWSGATALGVVLSITGFGLWCGSELLRRRATSSNGTRSTPLSTRS encoded by the coding sequence GTGCTCACCTTCATCCTTGCCACCGCTTCCGGCCTGTCCGTGGCCAACATCTTCTACTCGCAACCGCTCCTCGGTCTGATCGCGCAGGCCTTTCACACCACCGAGAGCTCGGCCGCGGCCGTGGTGACGGTGACCCAGCTCGGCTACGCGGCCGGGATCATCGTGCTGATGCCCCTCGGGGATCTGATCGAGAACCGCGCCCTGGCGTCGCGGGTCCTGATCGTGACGGCGATCGCGGCGGGACTGGCCGCGATCGCCCCGAACCTGCCGATCTTCCTCGTCTTTTCGGTGCTGCTTGGTTTCACGGCTGTCGTCGCGCAGATCGTGGTCCCGTTCGCGGCGCACCTGGCACCCGAGGCCCAGCGCGGCCGGTTCGTCGGACAGGTCATGAGCGGCCTGCTGCTGGGAATCATGCTGGCTCGCACCGTCTCCAGCCTGCTCGCCGACCTCTGGGGCTGGCGCTCCGTCTACGTCGTCTCGGCAGTGCTGATGCTGATCCTGGCGGTGGTGCTGGCGACAACACTGCCCAAGCGCAAGCCGGACCACACCGATGGCTACCGCAGCCTGATGGCCTCGATCGTGAATCTGATCCGGACCGAGCCGGCATTACGTCGGCGCGCAGCGCTGCAGGCTCTGATGTTCGCGACGTTCTCCGCGTTCTGGACGCCGATCGCCTACGAGTTGATCAAGGAGCACCACCTTTCCCAGACCCAGATCGCGATCTTCGCCCTGGTGGGCGCTGCGGGCGCCGGGGCCGCGCCCATCGCCGGGCGCCTCGGCGACCGCGGCCTCGGCCGACCGGCCACGGGCGCGGTCTTCGCACTCGCCACGGTCTCGATGGCGATCGCCGGGCTCGGCGCGCACAACCTCGTCATCCTGGCGATCGCCGGTGTCCTGCTCGACCTCGCGGTCCAGGGCAACCTGGTTCTCAGCCAACAGGAGATCTATCAGCTCAGACCCGACGCTCGATCCCGGATCAACACGGTCTTCATCGGCAGCGTCTTCTTGGGCGGCGCAATCGGATCGGCGTTGTCAGGGTTGTTGTTTGGCCACACAGGATGGTCTGGCGCCACCGCACTGGGAGTTGTTCTGTCGATCACCGGGTTCGGTCTGTGGTGTGGTTCGGAACTGCTACGCCGCAGAGCTACCAGTTCCAATGGGACACGCTCGACGCCGCTCTCGACCAGGTCGTGA
- a CDS encoding alcohol dehydrogenase catalytic domain-containing protein — protein MPDDTTLAYRIPSIHSSAQWSRIPVPKPSFGEVLIQMAAAGLRRTDLGIMDHGVQFVPHKDRPYTLGHENVGYVVALGPAVTGRGRGRLPVRTLVTAHSGEQGR, from the coding sequence ATGCCTGACGATACGACGCTGGCCTACCGCATCCCATCGATCCACAGTTCCGCGCAATGGTCGCGGATACCCGTGCCGAAGCCCAGCTTCGGCGAGGTCCTGATCCAGATGGCGGCGGCCGGGCTGCGTCGTACCGATCTAGGGATCATGGACCATGGCGTGCAGTTCGTGCCGCACAAGGACCGCCCCTACACGCTCGGGCACGAGAACGTGGGTTACGTGGTCGCGCTCGGCCCAGCGGTCACGGGACGTGGTCGTGGGCGTTTGCCGGTCAGGACGTTGGTGACGGCGCATAGTGGCGAGCAAGGTCGGTAG
- a CDS encoding helix-turn-helix transcriptional regulator, with protein MTPDRFFALMLLLESRDGATTQELASALGVSLRTINRDLNWLRDAGLPVTAHRGRLGGVTMLPGSGLDLTRLTPDERDHLSLIGLDEKQRAELDASVESRRVLAKIAATQSSRVHDLLPLPDVVHVDSRPWLQTPASGTTPASLIGSVRRGLRLRIEYDSPRESCPRELIVDPYGLFAKASIWYLVADCARVPRMYRLERITMWKEVDQPRRIRENQTLATVAAALIDQWAHNHAIEVDATIDQTQIERAQRIFGLRLVRDDHEESVTGHQVTIRFLHLEDVRALLPFGNAITVHGPTEVRAHLRALATDLARHYAPSPTS; from the coding sequence GTGACCCCGGACCGGTTCTTCGCCCTGATGCTGCTTCTCGAGTCGAGGGATGGCGCGACCACCCAGGAACTTGCGTCGGCGCTCGGGGTTTCCCTTCGAACCATCAACCGGGACCTGAACTGGCTCCGCGACGCCGGTCTGCCGGTGACCGCACACCGGGGCCGCCTCGGCGGGGTGACCATGCTGCCCGGGTCCGGGCTCGACCTCACGCGACTCACGCCTGACGAGCGTGATCATCTCTCGCTCATCGGGCTGGATGAAAAGCAACGTGCGGAGCTCGACGCATCGGTCGAAAGTCGGCGCGTGCTCGCCAAGATCGCCGCTACCCAGTCAAGTCGAGTTCATGATCTCCTGCCGCTCCCCGACGTAGTGCACGTGGACAGCCGTCCCTGGCTCCAGACACCAGCGTCCGGTACGACTCCGGCTTCGCTGATCGGCTCAGTGCGGCGAGGTCTCCGGCTACGAATCGAGTACGACAGCCCACGCGAGTCATGCCCACGCGAGCTAATCGTGGATCCCTACGGGCTGTTCGCCAAGGCCAGCATCTGGTATCTCGTCGCCGACTGTGCCCGAGTGCCACGGATGTACCGACTCGAACGGATCACGATGTGGAAAGAAGTCGACCAGCCACGACGGATCCGCGAGAACCAGACCCTGGCCACCGTCGCTGCAGCGCTCATTGACCAGTGGGCGCACAACCACGCGATCGAGGTCGACGCCACCATCGACCAGACCCAGATCGAGCGAGCGCAACGGATCTTTGGCCTACGACTCGTCCGGGACGACCATGAAGAATCCGTCACCGGCCATCAGGTGACAATTCGCTTCCTGCACCTGGAGGACGTGCGAGCATTGCTGCCGTTCGGGAACGCCATCACGGTGCACGGACCCACCGAAGTCAGGGCTCACCTCCGCGCCCTCGCTACCGACCTTGCTCGCCACTATGCGCCGTCACCAACGTCCTGA
- a CDS encoding VOC family protein — translation MRTYDQREGTTMTTSVVSIVYVNDAPAAARFYGDLLGMSPSLETSGYITFDLGPGADLALWSGQFEDLSPDVPRTSEVCLAIEGGRPDEITSIFKQWQSKGVTILQEPHDAGFGLTFLAADPDGNRIRVAPKD, via the coding sequence ATGCGTACCTACGACCAGCGAGAAGGAACAACCATGACCACCTCCGTCGTGTCCATCGTCTACGTCAACGACGCTCCCGCCGCAGCTCGTTTCTACGGCGACCTCCTCGGCATGAGCCCTTCGCTCGAGACTTCGGGATACATCACCTTCGACCTCGGGCCAGGCGCTGACCTCGCTCTGTGGTCCGGTCAGTTCGAGGACCTGTCGCCCGACGTACCGCGTACCAGTGAGGTTTGCCTGGCCATCGAGGGTGGACGACCCGACGAGATCACCTCGATCTTCAAGCAGTGGCAGTCCAAGGGCGTCACGATCCTGCAAGAGCCGCACGACGCGGGGTTCGGCCTGACCTTCCTCGCAGCCGACCCTGACGGGAACCGTATCCGGGTCGCACCGAAAGACTGA
- a CDS encoding PhzF family phenazine biosynthesis protein, which produces MTDLHVLRVFCGPGGKYGNQLGVVLDGHAVAAGQDRQAVAARLGFSETVFVEDAGTGVVDIYTPSVRLPFAGHPLVGASWLLSRLRGRPELLRPPAGAVPTWQDGEFTWIRGRAQWVPGRRMQQYASAEEVDALPCPPPGDGWLYAWAWQDRAAGRVRTRGFPRRGDTIVEDEATGASAIVLTAELRRALDIMQGKGSQILTRPGPNDAIDVGGRVILEETRSL; this is translated from the coding sequence GTGACGGATCTCCATGTACTTCGTGTGTTCTGCGGTCCCGGCGGTAAGTACGGAAACCAGCTCGGCGTTGTTCTTGACGGCCATGCCGTGGCCGCTGGGCAGGACCGCCAAGCCGTGGCCGCGCGGCTGGGCTTCAGCGAAACCGTCTTCGTCGAAGATGCCGGCACAGGGGTAGTCGATATCTACACGCCGAGCGTGCGGCTGCCGTTTGCCGGGCATCCCCTGGTCGGCGCGTCCTGGTTGCTGAGTCGGCTCCGGGGAAGGCCGGAACTCCTGCGCCCGCCGGCGGGCGCGGTGCCAACCTGGCAGGACGGCGAGTTCACCTGGATCAGGGGTCGCGCGCAGTGGGTGCCCGGCAGGCGCATGCAGCAGTACGCCTCAGCCGAGGAGGTTGACGCGCTGCCGTGTCCGCCGCCAGGTGATGGGTGGTTGTACGCGTGGGCGTGGCAGGACCGTGCCGCCGGCCGGGTGCGTACCAGGGGATTTCCCCGCCGGGGCGACACCATCGTCGAGGATGAAGCCACCGGAGCGTCCGCGATCGTGCTCACCGCCGAGCTACGCCGTGCGCTGGACATCATGCAGGGCAAGGGATCGCAGATCCTGACTCGACCAGGTCCGAACGACGCCATCGATGTCGGCGGCCGGGTCATCCTTGAGGAAACCCGCTCCCTCTAA
- a CDS encoding SRPBCC family protein: MKYTTSIEIDLPREKVVQLISDPAQMPKWLRGLVLHEPTNGVHGHLGTTSRVVIQMGKQRMEATETITRVDPADLHSIPSSVVVHYDREIVGEGMWQAQRDRIIEAGPNTTLWESESEFRFDGLLMRLVALLMPGSFRKQSQQHMQDFKAFIEQGTDVRQGPN; the protein is encoded by the coding sequence ATGAAGTACACCACCTCGATCGAGATAGACCTGCCCCGCGAGAAGGTGGTCCAGCTGATATCCGACCCGGCGCAGATGCCAAAGTGGCTGCGGGGCCTGGTGCTGCACGAGCCGACAAACGGGGTGCACGGCCACCTCGGGACCACCTCGCGAGTCGTGATCCAGATGGGGAAGCAGAGGATGGAAGCTACCGAGACCATCACACGCGTGGATCCCGCAGACCTGCACTCCATCCCGAGCTCGGTCGTCGTGCACTACGACCGCGAGATCGTCGGCGAGGGCATGTGGCAGGCTCAACGCGACCGGATCATCGAAGCCGGTCCGAACACGACACTGTGGGAGAGCGAGAGCGAGTTCCGGTTCGACGGACTCCTGATGCGGCTGGTGGCGCTGCTCATGCCTGGCTCGTTCCGCAAGCAGTCGCAGCAACACATGCAGGACTTCAAAGCGTTCATCGAACAGGGGACGGACGTCCGCCAAGGGCCAAACTGA
- a CDS encoding SRPBCC family protein has product MKDVLDELAAVRRTMGTTTLPAADAYTIELRRCYDAPVDEVWNAITDPERLGRWLKPVTGNLRLGGSFELDGGEHGEILRCDPPRRLRVSWLFGPEADEWPGTSEVEVLLSPSPAGGTEFELVHAAAVGEPMFPTYGPGAGGVGWDLHLLTLARFLADGEAPDHEEFQTSPAGREFARRSAVAWGEAHLAAGGDPDHVAAAVEATTAFYVPGGNER; this is encoded by the coding sequence ATGAAGGACGTACTGGATGAACTGGCCGCTGTGCGCCGGACGATGGGCACAACGACCCTGCCCGCCGCCGACGCGTACACGATTGAGCTGCGGCGTTGCTACGACGCACCGGTCGACGAGGTGTGGAACGCCATCACCGACCCCGAGCGGCTGGGCCGCTGGTTGAAGCCAGTCACCGGCAACCTTCGGCTCGGGGGGTCGTTCGAACTGGACGGCGGTGAGCACGGCGAAATTCTCCGTTGCGACCCGCCGCGGCGGCTGCGGGTGTCCTGGCTCTTCGGGCCGGAGGCTGACGAGTGGCCGGGTACGAGCGAGGTCGAGGTGCTCCTGTCCCCGAGCCCTGCCGGGGGCACCGAGTTCGAACTGGTTCATGCAGCGGCAGTCGGGGAGCCCATGTTTCCGACCTACGGCCCCGGTGCCGGTGGCGTGGGCTGGGACTTGCATCTCCTCACCCTGGCCCGGTTCCTAGCCGACGGCGAGGCCCCCGATCACGAGGAGTTCCAGACCTCGCCCGCGGGCCGCGAGTTCGCCAGGCGTAGCGCCGTGGCATGGGGCGAAGCTCACCTGGCCGCCGGCGGCGATCCGGATCACGTGGCGGCCGCGGTCGAGGCCACCACGGCGTTCTACGTCCCCGGAGGCAACGAGCGATGA
- a CDS encoding ArsR/SmtB family transcription factor yields MHAFDILGDPVRRRILELLADGEQTSGAITDVIRAEFALSQPAVSQHLRVLRENGFASVRAEGARRFYAVDPTSLSEVDVWLDRFRGFWDQRLDALETELTRGRRASRTPGVGKADPPAKGTWHEGRTG; encoded by the coding sequence GTGCACGCGTTCGACATCCTCGGAGACCCGGTGCGCCGGCGCATTCTGGAGCTGCTCGCCGACGGTGAGCAGACCTCTGGGGCGATCACAGACGTGATCCGGGCCGAGTTCGCACTGTCCCAGCCGGCTGTCTCGCAACATCTGCGCGTTCTGCGGGAGAACGGGTTCGCGTCGGTCCGGGCTGAGGGGGCTCGCCGGTTCTATGCCGTCGACCCCACGTCGCTGAGCGAGGTTGACGTGTGGTTGGACCGGTTTCGCGGGTTCTGGGATCAGCGGCTCGATGCCCTGGAAACTGAGCTGACCCGTGGCAGGCGTGCATCCCGGACCCCAGGTGTTGGCAAGGCCGATCCGCCAGCGAAAGGAACATGGCATGAAGGACGTACTGGATGA
- a CDS encoding CHAT domain-containing protein, producing MDLPLFRSPEVTARTTVTDKGICLRLTAARGPAPTDIQLVDADIVREHCAKLGKRVGRIAASCRQCWPVATDAAGEALGNLAAAGRIFLFDVLHDPQRDFPRLSLFLQAACPTWQSRQSRTPLIHAIAETDQYFPWELLPLFAPTSTVRAGNQAELERAALAFPGFAAVVERRDPDHVPDSTSLNGWDGLPIRMVYDASFPGVQQEVGFFRGKDALFLLKGPYPKDSDDPAAPTLAQQLCDPALGLDHNRDGPLDQVVHFSCHCQAADGDTTRYAYHLSDEQGRKLVVPLEELAEEMMRIWAAEMIAARPGSRPDMPLVFLNGCGTVAMDPTSAASLHKPFRHNRNRGIIGTIANVPDRIAAEISKWFYLNLLVERHDVGQALHEAKWRLLQDRGNPLGLLYSIHAYAGLRIEPVPTHAGPADGGAR from the coding sequence GTGGACCTGCCACTGTTCCGCTCGCCTGAGGTGACGGCCCGGACCACGGTCACCGACAAGGGCATCTGCCTGCGGCTCACCGCGGCCCGCGGGCCGGCGCCGACTGACATCCAACTGGTCGACGCGGATATCGTGCGCGAACATTGCGCCAAGCTCGGGAAGCGAGTCGGTCGGATAGCCGCGAGTTGTCGGCAGTGCTGGCCGGTGGCGACCGACGCCGCGGGCGAGGCGCTCGGCAACCTCGCGGCTGCCGGGCGGATATTTCTCTTCGACGTGCTACACGACCCGCAACGGGACTTCCCCCGGTTGTCGCTGTTCCTGCAGGCGGCCTGCCCGACCTGGCAGAGCAGGCAGAGCCGTACCCCGTTGATCCACGCCATCGCCGAGACGGACCAGTACTTCCCCTGGGAGTTGTTGCCGTTGTTCGCGCCGACGTCGACGGTGCGGGCCGGCAACCAGGCAGAGTTGGAACGGGCCGCGCTGGCCTTCCCTGGCTTCGCGGCTGTCGTCGAACGCCGCGACCCGGACCACGTGCCCGATTCCACCTCCCTGAACGGCTGGGACGGACTCCCGATCCGGATGGTGTACGACGCCAGTTTCCCGGGTGTACAGCAGGAGGTGGGCTTCTTCCGGGGCAAGGATGCCCTGTTCCTGCTGAAGGGGCCGTACCCGAAAGACAGCGACGACCCGGCGGCACCGACGCTGGCGCAGCAACTCTGCGACCCGGCGCTGGGGCTTGACCACAACCGGGACGGCCCGCTCGACCAGGTGGTGCACTTCTCCTGTCACTGCCAGGCAGCCGACGGCGACACCACCCGGTATGCCTACCACCTCTCCGACGAGCAGGGTCGAAAGCTGGTGGTACCGCTGGAGGAACTCGCCGAGGAGATGATGCGGATCTGGGCCGCCGAGATGATAGCCGCCCGACCGGGGTCACGACCGGACATGCCGTTGGTGTTCCTGAACGGCTGCGGCACCGTGGCGATGGACCCGACGAGCGCGGCATCGTTGCACAAACCGTTCCGGCACAACCGCAACCGGGGCATCATCGGCACCATCGCGAATGTGCCGGACCGGATCGCCGCGGAGATCTCGAAGTGGTTCTACCTGAACCTACTTGTCGAGCGGCACGACGTAGGGCAGGCACTGCACGAGGCGAAGTGGCGGCTGCTGCAGGACCGCGGCAACCCGCTTGGACTGCTGTATTCCATCCACGCGTACGCGGGCCTGCGGATCGAGCCGGTTCCCACGCACGCCGGTCCCGCCGACGGAGGCGCCCGATGA
- a CDS encoding NB-ARC domain-containing protein — protein MSLRWLIRRARRRLRRFRLLIAAAVTVLASVLGTVYDKIPADLQLAALLVIGAFGAAAVILVESPEASYEQSLVDPPSARKSKRAKPARPRRDRTEPRFRLAQWLGWWRNQVVPTLPPRDELFRGRERELADLQGLHDVQRAARTGGVRSIFRRGGRRTADRRGAAGPVILLLHGMPGVGKTALADELARRLARRYPHGQLFVNLGTGGAARTPMEILKELLLALGWSDMPDTAVGRAMVFRSLTAKKRILFILDAARNADQVRHVLPSDSAAAVIITCRRGMTWSDPLAEPSYALGLPDDDEALAIFRAVSRTAESVRPECAAEIVSLCGRLPLAVRAAAERVSNDGADICQIAGLLREPRSRLGWLDRPGRSLRAHLQTEYGRLLPKEQQALAMLALIPSPTFVPWVLGPLMNLPPAEVEALVDRLSAAQLLEDLGMDEVSEVARYRLHPLVRLFASAQAARIPAHEREWALDQLTAAYVQVVSAVLAVLHDDFVYAGPMDWLAPDSKYPQRIADHPEAWVRAEYPNLLRVLDDTAALPDTGFGTQLRWRVGAWLDGCVAEGVSSAATLAAYAQAARAAERDGNVLAQVDVLLAKGTFLVAVERYRDAEQDLDRAIALSHRLLGDRSAAREEAERRIAIALRKMGEGFLQAAAYQRAVEKLEDALARAETIGDGPAQRLIRILFAEAHHVDTAEAVYDELLDPGLSDATRYRIYLSLAEAGRRRGDWQSASDYLGQAARLVDGDLRRVANVRYRTARLALDQYEDGTGGGDGRDPELAATAVRRAAHALLTFRQMGNPLGTVRTQCLLARAILAMGRPVEADHVAHAAEGELAAVQGSGEKPEVLAPLTARLTRVKGEIRLRAGDRTGGRQLLMDAAMTFGELKDWAGLRAVLGLLEEVAPAGAEAPGVGLPVVVPVDGWPGRGPMPMGGGPVNLSPAVTDRLAARLSSQVVDRVQDELRLTLTPAEPVAFRGALGAGLTGAETAHDEELPPTWRIPVGELCHLTVLVATGQPAFADEPGRRPALAGPRVWRPLAVSTGVRADDVDLTLLVDAPFVDVSDPELRTTCRVEGGLARLDSTLRIGEPGANELRITLLSSGRLVQSLPIRLLAVTGEESVGGPATVPLA, from the coding sequence TTGTCGTTACGCTGGTTGATCCGGCGGGCACGCCGACGCCTCAGGCGGTTCCGGCTTCTGATCGCCGCTGCGGTGACCGTGCTGGCCAGCGTGCTCGGCACCGTCTACGACAAGATTCCCGCCGACCTGCAACTGGCGGCGCTGCTGGTGATAGGCGCGTTCGGCGCGGCCGCGGTGATCCTGGTCGAGTCGCCGGAGGCCAGTTACGAGCAGTCGCTTGTGGACCCGCCCTCCGCCCGCAAGAGCAAGCGCGCCAAGCCTGCCCGACCGCGCCGGGACCGGACGGAGCCGCGCTTCCGGTTGGCCCAATGGCTGGGCTGGTGGCGCAACCAGGTGGTGCCCACCCTGCCGCCCCGCGACGAGCTCTTCCGGGGCCGCGAGCGTGAACTGGCCGACCTGCAGGGATTGCACGACGTGCAACGGGCGGCTCGCACCGGCGGCGTACGGTCGATCTTCCGGCGTGGTGGACGGCGGACGGCGGACCGACGCGGAGCCGCCGGACCGGTGATCCTGCTCCTGCACGGAATGCCGGGGGTCGGCAAGACCGCCTTGGCCGACGAGTTGGCCCGGCGGCTGGCCCGGCGCTACCCGCACGGGCAACTGTTCGTGAACCTCGGCACCGGTGGCGCCGCCCGCACACCGATGGAGATCCTCAAGGAGCTCCTTCTGGCGCTGGGCTGGAGCGACATGCCCGACACAGCGGTCGGCCGGGCGATGGTCTTCCGGTCGCTGACGGCGAAGAAGAGGATCCTGTTCATCCTGGATGCCGCCCGCAATGCCGACCAGGTCCGGCACGTACTGCCGAGCGACTCCGCCGCCGCCGTGATCATCACCTGTCGGCGCGGCATGACCTGGTCCGACCCGCTGGCCGAACCGTCGTACGCGTTGGGCCTGCCAGACGACGACGAGGCGCTGGCCATCTTCCGGGCCGTCTCCCGGACCGCCGAGAGCGTCCGGCCGGAATGTGCCGCCGAGATCGTGTCGCTGTGCGGACGGCTCCCGCTCGCCGTCCGGGCCGCCGCCGAGCGGGTCTCCAACGACGGCGCCGACATCTGTCAGATCGCCGGGCTGCTGCGCGAGCCGCGGTCCCGGCTCGGCTGGTTGGACCGCCCCGGTCGGTCCCTGCGGGCCCACCTCCAGACTGAGTACGGCCGTCTGCTGCCGAAGGAACAGCAGGCGCTGGCCATGCTCGCGCTGATTCCGTCGCCCACCTTCGTGCCGTGGGTGCTGGGTCCGCTGATGAACCTGCCGCCGGCCGAGGTGGAGGCCCTGGTCGACCGGCTGTCCGCGGCCCAACTGCTCGAAGACCTCGGCATGGACGAGGTGTCGGAGGTGGCCCGGTACCGGCTCCACCCGCTGGTCCGGCTGTTCGCCAGCGCACAGGCCGCCCGGATTCCGGCGCACGAGCGCGAGTGGGCGTTGGACCAGCTCACCGCTGCCTACGTCCAGGTGGTCAGCGCGGTGCTCGCCGTCCTGCACGACGACTTCGTGTACGCCGGGCCGATGGACTGGCTCGCGCCGGATTCGAAGTACCCGCAGCGGATCGCCGACCATCCGGAGGCCTGGGTCCGGGCCGAGTACCCCAACCTGCTGCGGGTGTTGGACGACACCGCGGCCCTGCCGGACACCGGTTTCGGCACGCAGCTGCGCTGGCGGGTCGGCGCCTGGCTGGACGGCTGTGTCGCCGAGGGAGTGAGCTCGGCCGCGACTCTGGCGGCGTACGCCCAGGCGGCCCGCGCCGCCGAGCGCGACGGCAACGTCCTCGCCCAGGTGGACGTGCTGCTCGCCAAGGGCACCTTCCTGGTGGCCGTCGAACGGTACCGGGACGCCGAGCAAGACCTGGACCGGGCGATCGCGTTGTCGCACCGGCTGCTCGGGGACCGGTCGGCGGCGCGCGAGGAGGCCGAGCGCCGGATCGCGATCGCCCTGCGGAAGATGGGTGAGGGATTCCTGCAGGCCGCCGCGTACCAGCGCGCGGTCGAGAAGCTGGAGGACGCGCTCGCCCGGGCCGAGACCATAGGGGACGGACCGGCGCAGCGACTGATCCGGATCCTGTTCGCCGAGGCGCACCACGTCGACACGGCAGAGGCCGTCTACGACGAACTGCTCGACCCCGGGCTTTCCGACGCCACCCGCTACCGGATCTATCTCTCCCTGGCCGAGGCGGGTCGCCGACGGGGGGACTGGCAGTCCGCCAGTGACTACCTCGGTCAGGCCGCCCGGCTGGTCGACGGGGACCTGCGCCGGGTCGCGAACGTGCGGTACCGGACCGCACGTCTCGCGCTCGACCAGTACGAGGACGGGACCGGCGGCGGCGACGGTCGCGACCCGGAACTCGCTGCGACCGCGGTCCGGCGAGCCGCCCACGCGTTGCTGACCTTCCGCCAGATGGGCAACCCGCTCGGGACGGTGCGGACCCAGTGCCTGCTGGCCCGGGCGATCCTGGCGATGGGCCGGCCGGTGGAGGCGGACCACGTCGCGCACGCGGCCGAGGGCGAGCTGGCCGCGGTGCAGGGATCGGGCGAGAAGCCGGAGGTACTGGCTCCGCTCACCGCGCGGCTGACCCGGGTCAAGGGCGAGATCCGGCTGCGCGCAGGGGATCGGACCGGCGGGCGGCAGCTGTTGATGGACGCCGCCATGACGTTCGGCGAGCTGAAGGACTGGGCAGGGCTGCGCGCGGTGCTCGGCCTGCTGGAGGAGGTCGCCCCGGCCGGGGCCGAGGCGCCCGGCGTCGGACTGCCGGTGGTCGTCCCGGTCGACGGATGGCCGGGGCGCGGTCCGATGCCGATGGGCGGCGGTCCGGTCAACTTGTCGCCGGCTGTCACCGATCGCCTGGCGGCCCGCCTGAGCAGCCAGGTGGTCGACCGGGTGCAGGATGAGCTCCGGCTGACGCTCACCCCGGCCGAACCGGTCGCGTTCCGCGGTGCGCTCGGCGCCGGGCTGACCGGCGCCGAAACGGCCCACGACGAGGAGCTGCCGCCGACTTGGCGCATCCCGGTCGGCGAACTGTGCCACCTCACGGTGCTCGTAGCGACCGGGCAACCGGCCTTCGCGGACGAGCCGGGGCGGCGGCCCGCCCTAGCCGGCCCGCGGGTCTGGCGCCCGCTCGCCGTCAGCACCGGCGTCCGGGCCGACGACGTCGACCTCACTCTGTTGGTCGACGCGCCGTTCGTCGACGTGTCCGACCCGGAACTGCGTACCACCTGCCGGGTCGAGGGCGGACTGGCCCGCTTGGACAGCACCCTGCGGATCGGCGAGCCCGGTGCGAACGAACTGCGAATCACCCTGCTGTCGTCGGGTCGGCTTGTGCAGTCACTGCCGATCCGGCTGCTGGCGGTAACCGGGGAGGAGAGCGTGGGTGGACCTGCCACTGTTCCGCTCGCCTGA